The genome window TTGATTGCCGGATTTCCCGGCAATCTCGGATTTCCCGATAATGTGGGATTTTCCCACGATAACCTGCCAGGGAGTAGGTTTAGGAGAAACAAGGCACTTCCGCGGGGCGGCTAGTAAATTTCTGCATTCAACGTCATCATTGGGCGGAACGGGGAGGAAAAGATGAGCCTAATCGTCACCGGCCTCAGAAATGGAAAATCTCTAGAAATTTCTGCCGTGTTTCTTTGCCCTCGCGATGAAGTGCTTGAGGCCATGCGCCTTCAGTCGGCGGCTGCAGGAAAAATGGGTGGGATTTCATCTGGATTGGGGCTCTGGGGTTCGCCGGGGTGGGTGGTCGGCGGCATGCTCGCCGTTGGAGCATTGGAAGCGCTAGCGTCTAAATCTGCGTATAAGGAAGGGGTTGAAATTGCTCAACAAGCCGCGCACCGAATGCGAACCGCTCGCGAAAACGGAAAGTTCATTCCGGTCGCAAACATCTCCGGTTTAGAGTCGCCGCAACCGACCGATTGGGTTGGAAGGCCGGAAGGCCGTGTCGTTGTGCGGGTAAACGGGGTGCCCCTTGCGCAGGTGGATGCACTCTGCGCCGCCAACGGAATCGATCCGGCCACCGTGTACGTCCACAGAGGGTTGATCGGCACCAAGTTTTTAATGGACGAGATCCGAGTCGCAGACACCAGAAATTTCATCCATACCGGAACCGAATTCCTCACAGTCCTGTCAGATGGAGAGGTCATACAAGTCCGATGGACTGACGTGACGACATACACATGCCACCCGTAGCACCTCCTAGATTTGGAGGGCACTCATTCAAATCCGATCACACTTATACTTTATAAATCAATCCTCTAATAGTAATTAGAGCATTCCCCAGCTGTACCACGCCGCCGCCGAATGC of uncultured Alphaproteobacteria bacterium contains these proteins:
- a CDS encoding hypothetical protein (Evidence 5 : No homology to any previously reported sequences) — translated: MSLIVTGLRNGKSLEISAVFLCPRDEVLEAMRLQSAAAGKMGGISSGLGLWGSPGWVVGGMLAVGALEALASKSAYKEGVEIAQQAAHRMRTARENGKFIPVANISGLESPQPTDWVGRPEGRVVVRVNGVPLAQVDALCAANGIDPATVYVHRGLIGTKFLMDEIRVADTRNFIHTGTEFLTVLSDGEVIQVRWTDVTTYTCHP